AACGGGCGGGGAGCTTGCTGCCCAGTGCGGAGTTTCGAGCTCGCTGCTCTCGCGCGTCGAGCGCGGGTTGGTGTCCCCTTCGGTGGAGACGCTCAGCCGAATCCCCGAGGGCCTGGATGTCTCTCCATCGCGCTTTTTCTCAGACCAGCGCAGCAGGTCGGATCTGTCGCTGGTGCGCGCCGGCCAGGGCATCGTTGTGGATCGCATCGGCGCGGTGGAGAGCTATCGGTATGAGCTGCTGGGACACCTGTTGTCGGGCAGTATGTTCGTCGAGCCCTATCTTGTGCGGCTGTTGCTTGACGCCAAGCCCTATGCCGGCTTCCAGCACCCGGGAATGGAGTTCCTCCACCTGACTTCGGGCAGGGTGCGTTACCGGTACGGCAACAAGGCGATGGACTTGAATCCCGGAGACTCCTTTCTGTTCGAAGCGAGCGCGTTGCATGGCATCGAGGAAGTTCAGGAGGTCCCGGTCAGCTATCTGGTCATCCTATACACGATGCGGGAGTGAGAAGAACTGGCAAGGGCAAGGAACTCTCCCGCGTGGGCGCAAGCGACCTGTATCTGCGCCAGGCGGCGCTGCCGGAGACCCCCTCGACCGCCCGGCTTCTCATCTTTGTCTATCTCTGCTTGAGCTTCCATCGCAATGGACCTGTTTATCAGCTGGCTTGCGCCACACGAGCCCGGCTCGCTGGACGCCAGGCGAAGCGCGTAAACCTGCGCTCTGCGTCCAGTTCACTCAGGCAAATGTCCTGTGCGGTCGCATCAACGACGACGCTGAACTGGGGTGGGCTGGAATGGGGAACATGCATCAGATCGCCGGCCTTGATGCCTTCTCGGTCCAGGTAGGCCGTGGCAGGGGCTGTGGCGACTTCCAGACCGGTCGTGATGTGATGCGCGAGCCAGTTTTCGCCATGGGCGCTTTCGTCAGCCGTTGGCGCATTGGTCATTCGCAAGCTGGAGGCAAGTTGCGCTGTGTCCTCGTCATCGACGGCGATGGCCGGGAGCAGGTCGTAAAGATATGCGTACGTCGCAACCAAATAGTCCTTTGTGGCTTTCGGCGCCATGGGCTCAATGCGCTTCAGGAGGCTGTGACCAATGTCCCAGGCGAGCCACGCCAGCAGTGCCCGCACTTGACCGAGTTCTACGACTTCGTCGGCCTCGCCGTCGTGGACGCGGATATCGCGCGCGATGCCCTGCGCACGCCCGAAAAGGATGACCATCGACTGCGACAAGAGATCCTGACGGGTTTCCGGGTCGATGAACCCTCCCATGCGGCGCCATTGGGGCAGGTGCCGAAGGCGCCTGAACTCCCGCACCAGTGACAGCACCGCGACGAGCTGGACCACCCCTGTTCGTGTCTTGGCCGCACGCACGTCAGGCCTGGTCTCGCTTTGCGCCGCCTTGAGCTGTTTGATCATGCGACGGACGACTTTTTTGAGCCGCTTTCTCACCGCGTCGACCGCTTGCAGGGTCAGCGCAGCGGGAGGCTCTTGGCTGGCCTCCTCATGCTCAGTTCCTACAAGCTCCTCTTCCGAGAGCGGCGGTGTCTCGGTGGCCGATGCGGCCGATCTTGGCAATCCCTGGCCCAGGCGGTAGAGGAGGGCATCGAGCACGTCGAGCAGGCTTCCCGCTTGCAGAAGGCGCTTCTTCTTGCTCTTCCTTGCGTTGGCACTTTCGCCGATGTGGACGGCGAGCGATGCCGGGCGTGCCGAAGCAATCGGAGTTTGCTCGCCCGCGCCAGGCCGCACGGTGCCGGGCGGTGGCGACACCACTTGTTCCGGATCGTCGAAGATGGCCTTCTCGATTTGCTGGATAAGCGATTCGATGTTGGCACCGCTGAAGTCCAAGCCGGCCAACGCATCCTGAAGTGCGGCTCTGTGCGAGCGCACCACACTTCGGCCCAGAGCCGCATCGTGGTGCACGATTACGCGCAGGAGCTTGCCACCGCGGCCGCTCAGCTCCAGCCACCGCACTTCAGACGCCCTCTCGCCCAGCTCCACGATCGCGTCCCCATCCTCGGAACGTCCAAGGCCCGCTGGTGCGGTGTGGGAACCATCCTCCAGGTGCATGATGAACACGGCGAATCCCACAGAGCCCGACGCCGGGATCAGGACTGTCGAAGCCCCCGCGGCAAGAGCGACGATCCGCACCGGAGCGCTCGGGCCATCGGCGTCGTTCTCGTCATCCTGGTGCGTGATCGGTATTGCGCGCAGGTCTGCGTCATCCATTGCGCGGGCCGAAAAACCCTGCGCAAGATCGCTGGCGAAGCTCGAACTTGCCACCTCAAGGTTTGGCCGAACGAGCATGGTCTCGAAGTTGGCGCGCGCGCCTCCAAGCCAGGCTGGCCGGCTCGGGTTCGCGCTGCCTGCAACGAGCATGTGCGAGCCGCCGAAGTCGAGAAGGAGCGCCTTGGCGTGAAGATAACGCCCTGCCTTCTCCGCCCAGAGCTTTCGCGCATCAACGAACTGCGAACGAAGCCCTTTGGGATGGCCACCGAGCTTGACGGTCTCGGGGTCGATGATCACCTTGATCGTGGCTCCGGGCCAACGGGCCTCCAGCGCTTTCAGGAAGGCGTGTTGGGTATCGAAGAACGCGCCGGTAACCACCACGCGCCTGGGCACCACCGGTATCGCGTGGTCGAGCTGTTCGAGCAACGACGGCCCGCTGTTCGATTGTCCGAGCAGGCGGATGTCGGAAAGCTTCGATTCAGCGCCATCTGCTTCCGGAACAAATTCGCCGATCCTGTGCGCGGCCTCCAGTACGGACGGCGCCAGCGCCCCCTCCTGGGTCCGAAGCCATTCGCGGACCAGGCTCCAGATGTGACTCAGCACCCGCTTGTGAGCAGGGTCGCCGTCCGGACCCACGTCGATGTGCGTCGTGACCTCCCGATTGAAGCCGAAGCCTGAAAGCGTGAGGTTGTGGCTGCCAATGAACAGGATACAGCGCTTCTTGCTGGCAAGCAGGCAGATCTTTGGGTGGAAAGCACCAGGCGCGGCCATGGGGATGAGCGCATACGCCGAACCGGCCAGGCGCGGTCTCAAGGATGGCGTGGCCCATGAACGCGCGCACTGGACGGTGTCCATGAGCACCACGTTGTGCCGCGACTCGGCCGCCTGCAGGCGCCGAAGTACGACTTCCTCGTAAAACGGGAGCGCCGCATTAAAGGTCGTCACCAGAGACGCCTCAAATTTCGCGCCTTTTAGAGCTGCCAGCAGCGAGATGTCGTGGTTGGTGTCACCCATGGGCGGTCTCGAAGAGCTGGATGCCAAGCGCGGTGGCCCGCAGGTCTCCGCTGCCGTCGGGCTCACGGGCCAGGGCGCCGACATCCCACAGGATCTTGATCGCTTGCCGGATACGGGGATTGGTCTTTGCGGGCACGGGGACGTCACCGCGTGCCTCGATTCCCCGCTCGGTGGGATGGATTCGGAAGGTGGCGGTCGAACTCTGTCGCAGCTTGCGCAGTGCGACGCGCAGATGAGTTTCCAGGATCCAGGCGACCAGGTCCGCGACGACGGCTGAAAGCGCCATGTCGTTCCATTTCACGCAGCGCTCCCGAAACGATCTCAGGTTGATCGGAGAGTCCTGAAGCTGCGTAGGGTCCATGGCCAGATGGCCATAGGCGGGGATATCCTGGTTCTCCCGCATCCGAAGAAGCGCCAGTACGCTCACGACGGACGCCAGGAAGGCAGGCTCCCGGTCCAACTGCTGGCGCTCCCTGGAAACGCGGGCAGCAGCCCATGCCAACTCGTGCCCGTCGGCCATGAAGTCGCCGAGCGGCGGTGCGCCGGATTCCAGCGAACTGCACAGCGCGCCAAAGGTCTTTGCCTTCAGCTTGCCCAGTGCCTTGAGGAGTTCGGGGTGCCTCGCCAGCGACTGGCTGAATTCTTCGATGGAAGCCGGCGGCGTTGGCTCCGTTGCCAGCGCGTTGAGCGAGATGGCGAAGGCCTTCTGCATCGCAACGGACATCAGGTCATTCCGGACATAGTAGGCCCAGGCCGACCGGGTGGGGGCCAAGGGCGTTGGAGGGCGCCATTCTGTGCGGTCCGCGAGGGTTTCTGTGTAGACGGCTGCGCGGAAAGTCGGTTCGTCGAGAGCTGAGAGTTCTGCCGCCTGCAATGCACCGGCCAGATGCAGCAAGAGCGCCAGACTCTTGCGCCGCTGGACTCCTTCTGCCTCGAACTCGGACTTCCGGTCGAAGAGGATGTCGAGCAAGGCAGCCTGTTCGCCTTGCCGCTGGGGCAGGCAACAAGGGCAGAAGTCTTGGAGCGCATCCAGCGTCTGCGCTGAAACAGTGTCGGCATCCACGGCTTGCCAGAAGGCACGACCGTCGACACCCATGTCGAACGCCCGCGCGATCGGCTCGCCGCGCTCATGTGTGTAGCTCAGCCATGGCTTTTCGACTGCGGCCAAGATGTCGAGCTGCGTCAACGTCCCCGCGTAATACTGACCGAGGCCGCCAAGCTTGTTGGCGAAATAGCGCTCGCTGGAGTCCTCTCGGGTCGCGTAGGTCGAGAGACGAACCGACTGTCCTTCGCCGATCAACTTGACTGCATCGTTGAGCGTGTCCCGTCCGACCATCGCAGGCCCGTGGCGTGCTGCGTCGTCGCCCATGACTTGCGCATGGCGCTCGGCGATCATCGTAAAGAGGCAATCGGCTTTCCGGTAACCCTCCACGAATGCGTTGAAGTTCTCGCGGTGGCTGTCACGCTCCGCGTATGAGCGGATCAACCATGGATAAAAACTGTAGTACCGGGCTCTGTCAGTGACATTCGTAATGCCGGGAAGCAGCTGCGAGTAGATCAGGATGCACGGGCCTTGCGTACCAACGTGGTCTAGACCACCTATGGTGTGCGGAGGTAATACCCAGCTGGTTTTGATTGCCATGGATTCTCGATTCAAATTTAACACCGGTGGTCTAAAGGGCAGTCGCCTTCGCTACTGGCGACCAAGCGCCTGCAACTCATCAGCAGCCGACGTCGCGGTTGGATCACCTACATCTCAGACGTCTACCCGGACTTCCGCAAGCGGCGTTTCCCAGTGATCTGCCTGTAGGGCCGGCCAGTACTCTTCGGGCGTCTGAGACCGCGTTCGCACCATTACCGCAACCACGGTTGCGACCCCTCGTTGGAGAGGCGTCGCATCTACGCTTGCGGCCAGCCGGCCAACGATCTGTCCAGAGGGCGAATGGACGTATCGTCCTTTCACCTCGACTACATCTCCGGTCCGCAAAGCGGCGATCGCGCGATGAATTGGCTGCGTCAACGACGCGCGTCCAGCAAATCCAATGTCCACGCTGGCCGGGCCCAGCATGACGTATTGGCGCTCAAGATCCGCGCGGTGCTGTGGTCGGGCACGCGGCAGCTGATCCTGTACCCCATCTATGGTCCCCAGATCAGCGAGATAGGGATTGCGTCCACCCTCTGCGCGCATCAAGCTAAGCGACTGTCGAGCGCGCGTCATGGCCACGTAGAGAAGTCGCCGTTCATCTTCTTCATCCCAGCGCCAGTCAGCGCAGTCCATCACGATGACGTGGTCAAACTCCAGGCCCTTGGCAGCATGTGCAGTCATTACTTTGATGGCGCTGTCGCGGCCATCCCGTCGCATTTCGCCAGCAGCTTCGTAGAACAGGTCGAGCGCTTCGGCTGCTGGAACGATGTCTGCTTGCAGCGAGGAGGCGACGTCATCGACGATGTCTAGGAGATCCAGCAGCGCGGCGTTTCTGGGCTGAGCGCGTTGCAGATAGCTCAGGGATCTGCGTAGCGCGCTGAGGCGCAACATGCGCAGCTGTCGCCGTCTCAGTGCCTGGGCTAGTGCCCAGCCTTCGCGAGTCCGCATCAGCGTGATTTGTCCCTTGGCCGCTTCTGGGCCGGTGATCTCGCAGGGCAGTCCTTCGACATCGCAGATAGCCCTCATCTTTTCCAACGGGGCGTGTGTGCGGCAGAGCACCGCGATTTCCGAGAGTTTGACCGTCGGATCGATGCGCCGGATGCGCTCGATCTCTGCGTGAACCAGTTGGGCCTGGAGGTTCGGGGCCGGAGGGCTAGTGATCAACCGTACTGCGCCGCGGCCTTGCTTGTCGATCGCGGCCCACCTACCACCCGGTAGATCATCCTTGCGCCGAGCGTCGATCCGAATCGGGTGATCGACCTTCATGCGGTCCGCACCGCGCTGGATCACGTGGTTGGCGGCCGAGATGATGTTCTGGGTGGAGCGGAAGTTTTCAACCAGGTAGGTGAGCTCTCCCTCATAGTCGGACCGGAAGCGCCGGATGAACTCGATGTTCGCGCCTTTAAAGGAGTAGATGTTCTGGTCATCATCTCCCACGGCCATGATGCTCAGCTTGGTGTCGGCGTCTGATCGCCGGCGGCCGGCAGGGCGCTGACCAGCGCGTACTGCTGCGCGTCGATGTCCTGGTACTCGTCGACGAAAATGTATTCGTAGCCTTGCAGTAGCCGATCGCGGATCTCGTCCGCGTCGATCAGAGCCGAGCTCTTGCCTTCGAGCAGATCGATGGCGTCCTGGAGCATCTTCCTGAAGTCGACACTGCTGGAGGTGCGCTCCGCGCCGGCCAGGCTGGTCCCTGTCAAACGCAACGCGATGGCGTGGTAGGTCATGACCAACACACCGCGCGCATCGTCTCCGGCGAGCGTCAGCAGTCGGCGGCGCAATTGGATGGCCGCTCCCCGGTTGTAGGCCAGCGCGATGATGCATCCCGGATTCACGCGCTGAACGCGAAGCAAGTAAGCGATGCGGTGGACGATCACCCGCGTCTTGCCGGAACCCGGACCCGCTAAGACCAAGTGATTACCTGTCCGCGGCTGTGTAACCAGGGCCTGCTGCACTGGGTGCTGCAGGTCATCAACAATGCGCAGATAGGACTCGTCGGTAGTCTTGCGCTCGAGTAGGTCCGCGCGTCCGCGAAAGAATTCCTTGATGAACTGCTTGTGGGGCAGTGTGAAGTAGGCTTTGACCAGGGCAAGCGCCTTCGCCGGATCTTCCGCGCCCAGCTTGGCGTACTCGTGCATGACGTGCGTCTGCAGCGTCCGTTCCTTGTAAAACTCTTCCAGAGGCGCAAACGATGCTTGGTTGAACCGCCTGGAGGTGTCCTCGTCCATCTGGATGGTCATCGCAGAGCGGAAGACGGATCTACCTTTGTCCAATTCGAGCACACGAGTCTGGTGAAGGTAGAGCAGCGCATTCTCCAGCGCCACGTCGGGCTCGCGCAGTTGGGTTTTCATAACCAAATCGTCACTGAGCGCGT
Above is a window of Variovorax sp. RA8 DNA encoding:
- a CDS encoding 3'-5' exonuclease, translated to MAVGDDDQNIYSFKGANIEFIRRFRSDYEGELTYLVENFRSTQNIISAANHVIQRGADRMKVDHPIRIDARRKDDLPGGRWAAIDKQGRGAVRLITSPPAPNLQAQLVHAEIERIRRIDPTVKLSEIAVLCRTHAPLEKMRAICDVEGLPCEITGPEAAKGQITLMRTREGWALAQALRRRQLRMLRLSALRRSLSYLQRAQPRNAALLDLLDIVDDVASSLQADIVPAAEALDLFYEAAGEMRRDGRDSAIKVMTAHAAKGLEFDHVIVMDCADWRWDEEDERRLLYVAMTRARQSLSLMRAEGGRNPYLADLGTIDGVQDQLPRARPQHRADLERQYVMLGPASVDIGFAGRASLTQPIHRAIAALRTGDVVEVKGRYVHSPSGQIVGRLAASVDATPLQRGVATVVAVMVRTRSQTPEEYWPALQADHWETPLAEVRVDV
- a CDS encoding helix-turn-helix domain-containing protein produces the protein MRLPASLSRPRARIAPAKSEPLSRLGEQIKALRIAAGKTGGELAAQCGVSSSLLSRVERGLVSPSVETLSRIPEGLDVSPSRFFSDQRSRSDLSLVRAGQGIVVDRIGAVESYRYELLGHLLSGSMFVEPYLVRLLLDAKPYAGFQHPGMEFLHLTSGRVRYRYGNKAMDLNPGDSFLFEASALHGIEEVQEVPVSYLVILYTMRE